The Deltaproteobacteria bacterium genome has a window encoding:
- a CDS encoding sigma-70 family RNA polymerase sigma factor — translation MIASVNAEPNEPRATPLLAGLRRGDDQAFATLVHQHAGHMLATARRLLRSEDDARDAVQEAFVSAARSIGSFAGGSKLSTWLHRIVVNAALMRLRSQRRRAEEPIDDLLPRFDAEGHHLAAPAAWETPSDVLLERHETRAAVRRCIDRLPERYRTVLLLRDIEDLDIQETAAHLAVTQNTVKIRLHRARQALRTLLERDLMRDGRRLRNSPIG, via the coding sequence ATGATCGCGAGTGTGAACGCAGAGCCGAATGAACCTCGAGCCACACCGCTCCTCGCCGGGCTGCGCCGGGGCGACGACCAGGCCTTCGCCACCCTGGTACACCAGCACGCGGGCCACATGCTCGCGACCGCGCGCCGGCTCCTGCGCAGCGAGGATGACGCGCGCGACGCCGTGCAGGAAGCCTTCGTGTCGGCGGCGCGGTCGATCGGCAGCTTCGCCGGCGGGTCAAAGCTGTCGACCTGGCTCCACCGCATCGTGGTCAACGCGGCGTTGATGAGGCTCCGGAGCCAGCGGCGCCGGGCGGAGGAGCCGATCGACGATCTCCTGCCACGCTTCGATGCCGAGGGGCATCACCTCGCGGCGCCCGCCGCGTGGGAGACGCCGAGCGACGTGCTCCTCGAGCGGCACGAAACGCGCGCCGCGGTGCGCCGCTGCATCGACCGGCTTCCCGAACGCTACCGGACCGTCCTCCTCCTGCGGGACATCGAGGACCTGGACATCCAGGAGACGGCGGCCCATCTCGCAGTCACACAGAACACCGTCAAGATCCGCCTGCACCGAGCCCGGCAGGCACTGCGGACGCTCCTCGAGCGCGACCTCATGCGCGACGGGAGAAGGTTGCGGAACTCACCCATCGGATAG
- a CDS encoding sigma-70 family RNA polymerase sigma factor, producing the protein MYARMNGQRRMPSTERAPRDEELMRQVADGSAEALGLLHRRFARLIFGLAVQSLDRAAAEDLVQEVFLAVWRNARRFDPERGTVRAWILQITHFRLLNELRRRSRQPEVVPDPEGLLLAGQPASDLGPVEATWERHRRTVLKSALDELPHAQREALSLAFLDDLTHEQVAAELGLPLGTAKTRIRAGLLKLRSTLGPQWAALVAICLLAALGIRYRAEHATLARYDRALSLVTASDSVNLRLAPVPGTAEATHARYRGRPGTDIAVVTFSEFPPAPAGQIYQAWARHGATWTSLGTMLPDTGGARLIAESPALAALPDALEVTLEPRTGSAAPSGPVVVAWVP; encoded by the coding sequence ATGTACGCTCGCATGAACGGACAGCGGCGGATGCCATCGACGGAGCGCGCCCCCCGCGACGAGGAGCTCATGCGGCAGGTCGCCGACGGCTCGGCGGAGGCGCTCGGGCTGCTCCACCGTCGCTTCGCACGATTGATCTTCGGCCTGGCCGTCCAGTCGCTCGACCGGGCGGCTGCCGAAGACCTCGTGCAGGAGGTCTTCCTGGCGGTCTGGCGCAACGCCCGGCGGTTCGATCCCGAGCGGGGCACCGTGCGCGCGTGGATCCTGCAGATCACACACTTCCGCCTCCTGAACGAGCTGCGTCGCCGGAGTCGCCAGCCGGAGGTCGTGCCCGATCCCGAGGGGCTCCTGCTCGCAGGCCAGCCCGCGAGCGACCTCGGCCCCGTCGAGGCGACATGGGAGCGGCACCGCCGCACCGTCCTCAAGTCGGCGCTCGACGAGCTTCCGCATGCGCAGCGCGAAGCACTCAGTCTCGCCTTCCTCGACGACCTCACGCACGAGCAAGTCGCGGCCGAGCTCGGGCTGCCGCTCGGCACAGCGAAGACACGCATCCGCGCCGGTCTTCTGAAGCTCCGCAGCACCCTCGGACCGCAATGGGCGGCGCTCGTCGCCATCTGCCTGCTGGCGGCTCTCGGCATCCGCTACCGCGCCGAGCACGCGACGCTGGCGCGCTACGATCGTGCGCTGTCCCTGGTGACGGCGAGCGACAGCGTGAACCTCCGCCTGGCGCCCGTGCCCGGGACGGCGGAAGCGACGCACGCCCGCTACCGTGGCCGTCCTGGCACCGACATCGCCGTGGTCACCTTCTCCGAGTTCCCGCCGGCGCCGGCCGGGCAGATCTACCAGGCATGGGCGCGGCACGGGGCCACGTGGACGTCCCTCGGCACCATGTTGCCTGACACGGGCGGCGCCCGTCTGATCGCCGAGAGCCCCGCGCTTGCTGCGCTGCCCGATGCCCTGGAGGTCACGCTCGAACCCCGTACGGGAAGCGCCGCACCGAGCGGGCCGGTCGTCGTCGCGTGGGTGCCATAA
- a CDS encoding VOC family protein encodes MNPVVHFEMPYDNRERMAKFYGSAFGWQTQMLGEDMGNYVVATTTDTDESGPRTPGRINGGFFQRKPDWPAQHPSIVIAVDDIDRSMRKVRDAGGHVLGEPVEIPGVGQYVSFTDTEGNRVSMLQPIPRNWHAPKSA; translated from the coding sequence ATGAATCCCGTCGTTCACTTCGAGATGCCGTACGACAATCGGGAGCGGATGGCGAAGTTCTATGGGTCGGCGTTTGGTTGGCAGACGCAGATGCTCGGCGAGGATATGGGCAACTACGTCGTCGCAACGACTACCGACACCGACGAGAGCGGTCCCAGAACACCCGGCAGGATCAACGGCGGCTTCTTCCAAAGGAAGCCCGATTGGCCCGCGCAACACCCGTCCATCGTGATCGCGGTGGACGATATCGACCGATCAATGAGGAAGGTCAGAGATGCGGGCGGTCATGTGCTCGGCGAGCCGGTCGAGATACCCGGTGTGGGGCAATATGTCTCGTTCACCGACACCGAGGGCAACCGCGTCAGCATGCTCCAGCCCATTCCGCGCAACTGGCACGCGCCGAAGTCGGCGTAG
- a CDS encoding metallophosphoesterase: MTRQLDRREFIQLAGLATAGVAGVVFSSGLRGVSFAAGKRRAEHFMFLQMSDLHWGFTGPAVNPDAEVTLDKAIAHVNALPNQPDFIVFTGDLTHTSDDPQERRKRLAHVRDAVGKLKVKTHRYLAGEHDASLDRGEAFKEFFGETRYTFDHKGVHFIVLDNVSDPTGKLGDEQIQWLRADLAKHDKEAPIVVLTHRPLFDLAPDWDWATGDGAAAIEALMPYEYVTVFYGHIHQEHHQMTGHIPHHAAKGLMFPLPAPHSVPKKAPIPWDAANPYRGLGFRSVQSKAGGDDYALTEWPVEKS; this comes from the coding sequence ATGACGAGACAGTTGGACCGGCGCGAATTCATCCAGCTCGCCGGCCTGGCGACGGCCGGAGTCGCGGGCGTCGTCTTCAGCTCGGGCCTGCGCGGCGTGAGCTTCGCCGCCGGCAAGCGCAGGGCGGAGCACTTCATGTTCCTCCAGATGTCCGATCTCCACTGGGGCTTCACGGGTCCGGCCGTGAACCCGGATGCCGAGGTGACGCTCGACAAGGCGATCGCGCACGTGAACGCTCTCCCGAACCAGCCCGACTTCATCGTCTTCACCGGCGATCTCACGCACACGAGCGACGATCCGCAGGAGCGTCGGAAGCGTTTGGCGCACGTCCGCGACGCCGTCGGGAAGCTCAAGGTGAAGACGCACCGGTATCTCGCCGGCGAGCACGACGCCTCGCTCGATCGGGGGGAGGCGTTCAAGGAGTTCTTCGGCGAGACCCGGTACACGTTCGATCACAAGGGCGTGCACTTCATCGTGCTCGACAACGTCTCCGATCCGACCGGCAAGCTCGGCGACGAGCAGATCCAGTGGCTCCGCGCGGACCTCGCGAAGCACGACAAGGAAGCGCCGATCGTGGTGCTGACCCACCGCCCGCTCTTCGACCTCGCCCCCGACTGGGACTGGGCGACGGGCGACGGCGCGGCAGCGATCGAGGCCCTCATGCCCTACGAGTACGTGACCGTCTTCTACGGCCACATCCACCAGGAGCACCACCAGATGACCGGCCACATCCCGCACCACGCGGCGAAGGGGCTCATGTTCCCGCTGCCCGCGCCGCACTCGGTGCCGAAGAAGGCGCCCATCCCCTGGGACGCCGCGAACCCGTACCGCGGGCTCGGCTTCCGGTCGGTCCAGTCAAAGGCCGGGGGCGATGACTACGCGCTGACCGAGTGGCCGGTCGAGAAGAGCTGA
- a CDS encoding DoxX family protein — translation MTGPGATMVIRLMAGGVFFWEGILKFVYVNQGVGRFIKLGIPFPFVTAPFVGWLEIVGGILLMLGLGTRLITIPFIIEMLVAMLSTKPRLFLGTLPLPPPPVPPQVGIWAVLHEIRSEYAQIMSCIFLLISGPGPWSLDAALLSSEEENAARFVGATPWSPSIRGTRSPGEGEQTTSDPRCALGR, via the coding sequence ATGACGGGACCGGGCGCGACGATGGTCATCCGCTTGATGGCGGGAGGGGTATTCTTCTGGGAGGGGATACTGAAGTTCGTCTACGTCAATCAGGGGGTGGGGCGATTCATCAAGCTCGGGATTCCGTTTCCGTTCGTCACGGCGCCTTTCGTGGGGTGGCTGGAGATCGTCGGAGGAATCCTGCTGATGCTCGGGCTCGGCACGCGGCTGATCACGATTCCGTTCATCATCGAGATGCTCGTAGCGATGCTTTCCACCAAGCCCCGGCTTTTCCTCGGCACCTTGCCGCTGCCCCCGCCCCCGGTTCCGCCCCAGGTCGGCATCTGGGCCGTCTTGCACGAGATCCGATCGGAGTACGCGCAGATCATGAGCTGCATCTTTCTCCTGATATCCGGCCCGGGTCCCTGGTCGCTCGATGCGGCGCTTCTGTCCAGCGAGGAAGAGAACGCGGCGAGATTTGTCGGAGCGACCCCCTGGAGTCCATCCATAAGGGGCACGCGCTCACCGGGCGAAGGGGAACAGACGACATCAGACCCTCGCTGCGCCCTCGGCCGCTGA
- a CDS encoding cytochrome c oxidase subunit II — protein sequence MKRMVAVAALVVLGAIGMATGWRRFATAAPPPGTEQVVHITAKRFEYTPSEITLKKGVPVILELTALDRDHGFKVPEFGVRADVKLGEVARVRIVPDHTGRFEFRCDVFCGDGHEDMAGEIVVVE from the coding sequence ATGAAGCGAATGGTCGCAGTGGCCGCCCTCGTGGTCCTCGGCGCGATAGGGATGGCGACCGGCTGGCGTCGCTTCGCGACGGCGGCCCCTCCGCCCGGGACGGAGCAGGTCGTGCACATCACGGCGAAGAGGTTCGAGTACACGCCGAGCGAGATCACGCTGAAGAAGGGCGTGCCGGTGATCTTGGAGCTCACCGCGCTGGATCGGGACCACGGCTTCAAGGTGCCCGAGTTCGGGGTCCGCGCCGACGTCAAGCTCGGCGAGGTGGCGCGCGTCCGCATTGTTCCCGATCACACCGGCCGGTTCGAGTTCCGATGTGACGTGTTCTGTGGCGACGGTCACGAGGACATGGCCGGAGAGATCGTTGTCGTCGAGTAG
- a CDS encoding ABC transporter substrate-binding protein has translation MPRGAALVYVSTVRSTLCTALLVLTAGPAFAGEPQQRVRQTVDAVSAALNDPQLQGSSNERARRERVAKVMHESFDFRAMAQESLGSHWASLTPEQRDRFVGLFAQLFERSYDRLVLRFLGGSATTYGAESVDAGRAIVKTVLLRKGGDELPVDYRLTADGGPWKISDVVVDGVSLAGNFRAQFTKTIRASSYDAVVQRIETKLAEEQ, from the coding sequence ATTCCCCGCGGTGCGGCGCTGGTATACGTTTCGACGGTGAGGTCGACGCTCTGTACCGCTCTCCTCGTGCTCACCGCCGGGCCCGCGTTCGCCGGAGAGCCGCAGCAGCGCGTCCGCCAGACGGTCGACGCCGTGTCGGCGGCACTCAACGATCCTCAGCTGCAAGGATCGAGCAACGAGCGCGCGCGGCGCGAGCGCGTCGCGAAGGTGATGCACGAGTCGTTCGACTTCCGGGCGATGGCGCAGGAGTCCCTCGGATCTCACTGGGCGAGCCTCACGCCCGAGCAGCGGGACCGGTTCGTCGGCCTCTTCGCCCAGCTCTTCGAACGCTCGTACGACCGGCTCGTGCTGCGCTTTCTCGGTGGCAGCGCCACGACATACGGCGCGGAGTCGGTCGACGCGGGGCGGGCTATCGTGAAGACCGTGCTCCTCCGGAAGGGCGGTGACGAGCTGCCGGTCGACTACCGTCTCACCGCTGACGGCGGACCCTGGAAGATCTCCGACGTCGTCGTCGACGGCGTGAGCCTCGCCGGCAACTTTCGCGCGCAGTTCACCAAGACGATCCGCGCCTCGTCGTATGACGCGGTCGTGCAGCGGATCGAGACGAAGCTGGCGGAAGAGCAGTAG
- a CDS encoding glyoxalase/bleomycin resistance/extradiol dioxygenase family protein, producing the protein MFVNLPVRDLKRSVDFFTKLGFRFEPKFTDQNATCMIVGEDAFVMLLVEPFFKTFTKRQLCDTRTHTEGLFAIAVGSRAEVDQLVKTAVAAGGAYAVDPQDHGFMYGWSFYDPDGHHWEVFWMDAAAGPESRDA; encoded by the coding sequence ATGTTCGTGAATCTCCCCGTCCGGGATTTGAAGCGCTCGGTCGACTTCTTCACCAAGCTCGGCTTCAGGTTCGAGCCCAAGTTCACCGACCAGAACGCGACCTGCATGATCGTCGGCGAGGACGCCTTCGTGATGCTGCTGGTCGAGCCGTTCTTCAAGACGTTCACCAAGCGACAGCTCTGCGACACCCGCACGCACACCGAGGGGCTGTTCGCCATCGCGGTCGGCAGCCGGGCCGAGGTCGATCAGCTGGTGAAGACGGCCGTCGCCGCCGGCGGCGCCTACGCCGTCGACCCCCAGGACCACGGCTTCATGTACGGCTGGAGCTTCTACGATCCCGACGGCCATCACTGGGAGGTGTTCTGGATGGATGCTGCCGCTGGGCCAGAGTCTCGAGACGCCTGA
- a CDS encoding sigma-70 family RNA polymerase sigma factor, translating to MASVQDLEQHRAALTGHCYRMMGSAADADDAVQETMVRAWRGLGGFEERASLRTWLTRIATRVCLDALADRRRRLRPIELEGPGTVDDPLTDLPRGRWIEPIPDEVALPADADPLERVLLRQSIRLAFVAALQHLPPRQRAALLLADVLGWPAAEVADTLETSVASVNSALQRARAKLAGFGDLPEGAASLTAAQSALLDRYVETFERYDIDALVHLLHEDATLSMPPYRLWLRGHENISRWMLGRGIDCQGSRLVPTWASGSPAFGQYRPTGPWALVVLELRGDRIAAMNYFLDTETLFPRFGLPPERPPTVTARSLSASRPTDEFGRRGPSIGQNPAGGSECPPPRPARCS from the coding sequence ATGGCCTCCGTCCAAGACCTCGAGCAGCACCGCGCCGCCCTCACCGGCCACTGCTACCGAATGATGGGCTCGGCTGCCGACGCCGACGACGCCGTGCAGGAGACCATGGTGCGGGCCTGGCGCGGGCTCGGTGGCTTCGAGGAGCGCGCCTCGCTGCGCACCTGGCTCACCCGCATCGCCACGCGCGTGTGCCTCGACGCGCTGGCCGACCGCAGGCGGCGGCTGCGCCCGATCGAGCTGGAGGGCCCCGGCACGGTAGACGATCCGCTCACCGATCTGCCGCGAGGGCGCTGGATCGAGCCCATCCCCGACGAGGTCGCACTGCCGGCCGATGCCGACCCGCTCGAGCGCGTCTTGTTGCGCCAGAGCATCCGTCTCGCCTTCGTGGCGGCGTTGCAGCATCTTCCGCCGAGGCAGCGGGCTGCGTTGTTGCTCGCCGATGTGCTCGGGTGGCCTGCCGCCGAGGTGGCCGACACGCTCGAGACGTCGGTCGCTTCGGTCAACAGCGCGCTCCAGCGCGCCCGGGCCAAGCTCGCCGGCTTCGGCGACCTGCCCGAAGGGGCGGCCTCGCTCACGGCGGCCCAGTCGGCGCTGCTCGACCGCTACGTGGAAACGTTCGAGCGCTACGACATCGACGCGCTCGTGCACCTCCTCCACGAGGATGCGACGCTCTCGATGCCGCCCTACCGGCTCTGGCTCCGAGGACACGAGAACATCAGCAGGTGGATGCTCGGGCGGGGGATCGATTGCCAAGGCTCGCGGCTGGTGCCGACCTGGGCTTCGGGCTCGCCCGCGTTCGGACAGTATCGGCCGACCGGGCCCTGGGCGCTCGTCGTTCTCGAGCTGCGCGGCGACCGCATCGCCGCCATGAACTACTTCCTCGACACCGAGACGCTCTTCCCGCGCTTCGGGCTCCCGCCCGAGCGGCCACCTACTGTAACCGCTCGATCTCTCTCGGCTTCCAGGCCGACCGATGAATTCGGGCGCCGCGGACCGTCTATAGGACAAAACCCCGCAGGAGGTAGCGAGTGTCCACCCCCCCGTCCCGCAAGATGTTCGTGA
- a CDS encoding glutathione S-transferase family protein has protein sequence MRLYFHPFASFCQKVLVALYENDVPFEPHVVDLGDEVSSAEFKRIWPIGKFPVLRDEARARTIPESSMIIEYLARHYPGKIELIPEDADLAWETRLRDRFYDLYVNVPMQKIVTDRLRPAGRNDPHGVEEARRQLQTAYGLIDQEMETRTWAIGDRFSMADCAAAPAMYYANLVMPFDDAHRNAAAYLGRLMERSSFARVVEEAKPYRALFPK, from the coding sequence ATGCGACTCTACTTCCATCCCTTTGCTTCCTTCTGCCAGAAGGTGCTCGTCGCCCTCTACGAGAACGACGTTCCGTTCGAGCCTCACGTCGTCGACCTCGGCGACGAGGTGTCCAGCGCGGAGTTCAAGAGGATCTGGCCAATCGGAAAGTTCCCCGTGTTGCGCGACGAAGCAAGGGCTCGGACGATCCCCGAGTCGAGCATGATCATCGAGTATCTGGCGCGGCATTACCCAGGGAAGATCGAGCTCATCCCCGAGGACGCCGACCTCGCGTGGGAGACGCGGCTGCGCGATCGCTTCTACGACCTCTACGTGAACGTGCCGATGCAGAAGATCGTCACCGACAGGCTACGTCCGGCGGGGAGAAACGATCCGCACGGGGTAGAGGAAGCGAGGAGGCAGCTGCAAACCGCCTACGGCCTGATCGATCAGGAAATGGAGACGAGGACGTGGGCCATCGGGGATAGGTTCAGCATGGCTGACTGCGCGGCCGCACCGGCCATGTACTACGCGAACCTCGTGATGCCCTTCGACGACGCGCACAGAAATGCGGCGGCGTATCTCGGCCGTCTGATGGAACGCTCGTCATTCGCCCGGGTGGTCGAGGAAGCGAAACCGTACCGCGCGCTCTTTCCGAAGTGA
- a CDS encoding glutathione S-transferase family protein has protein sequence MIRVSAFRWVPPFARGLVRDLRVRWALEEAGLPYEERLIGPDDRTSESYRGLQPFGQVPAYEEDGLVLFESGAIVLHVAERSEALMPSDPKRRARVTTWMFAALNTMEPRIQSLAEIDLFYAEEAWAKLRRPAAVEAANARLADLAGWLGGRDYLEDRFTAADLLMTTVLRILRHTDLVARMPVLEAYRLRCEARPAFQKALADQLAAFTLNP, from the coding sequence ATGATCCGGGTGAGTGCTTTCCGTTGGGTACCGCCCTTCGCCCGCGGCCTGGTGCGTGACCTTCGCGTGCGCTGGGCGCTCGAAGAGGCGGGCCTTCCATACGAGGAGCGGCTGATCGGGCCGGACGATCGGACGTCCGAGAGCTATCGTGGCCTTCAACCGTTCGGGCAGGTCCCCGCGTACGAGGAGGACGGGCTGGTACTGTTCGAGTCCGGCGCCATCGTGCTGCATGTGGCCGAGCGGTCCGAGGCGTTGATGCCCTCTGATCCCAAGCGGCGGGCCCGGGTGACGACGTGGATGTTCGCCGCCCTCAACACGATGGAACCGCGGATCCAGAGTCTCGCCGAGATCGATCTCTTTTACGCCGAGGAGGCATGGGCAAAGCTGCGCCGGCCGGCGGCGGTCGAGGCGGCAAACGCGCGGCTCGCGGACCTGGCCGGCTGGCTCGGCGGGCGGGACTATCTCGAGGATCGGTTCACCGCGGCGGACCTGCTCATGACGACGGTGCTGCGCATCCTGCGCCACACGGATCTGGTCGCGCGGATGCCGGTGCTCGAGGCCTACCGCCTGCGGTGCGAGGCACGGCCCGCCTTCCAGAAGGCACTTGCCGACCAACTGGCCGCGTTCACGCTCAACCCTTGA
- a CDS encoding GFA family protein produces MANTHKAGCACGAVQLEITGDPAFQVYCHCSSCRGWLGAPIHAASLWPTPNVKVTKGADKLGLYKRTENSHRQFCTACGAPVLVGHPSFGMTDVPAGSIQGFTYRPTLHVHYGEKVMTVRDGLPKFKDFPKEFGGSGDTLAE; encoded by the coding sequence ATGGCGAACACACATAAGGCGGGCTGCGCGTGCGGGGCGGTCCAGCTCGAGATCACTGGCGACCCGGCGTTCCAGGTGTACTGCCACTGTAGCTCCTGCCGTGGCTGGCTCGGCGCGCCGATCCACGCGGCGAGCCTGTGGCCGACGCCGAACGTCAAGGTGACGAAAGGCGCGGACAAGCTCGGCCTCTACAAGAGGACCGAGAACAGCCACCGCCAGTTCTGCACGGCCTGCGGGGCGCCGGTGCTGGTCGGGCATCCGAGCTTCGGCATGACGGACGTGCCCGCGGGCTCAATCCAGGGCTTCACCTATCGGCCGACGCTACACGTGCACTACGGCGAGAAGGTGATGACGGTGCGCGACGGGCTGCCGAAGTTCAAGGACTTTCCGAAGGAGTTCGGCGGCTCCGGCGACACGCTGGCCGAGTAG